The following are from one region of the Acidimicrobiia bacterium genome:
- a CDS encoding NAD(P)/FAD-dependent oxidoreductase: MDEEIVIIGAGPAGLTAAYVLTKRGVPSTILEADTVVGGISRTPERDGWRFDIGGHRFFTKVQPVEDLWFEILGPEDFLRRPRLSRIYYRGKFYDYPISAMNALRNLGPIEAVRCVMSYLWVRVHPPKDKTTLEGFVASRFGWRLYRHFFKTQSEKVWGVPCTEIQADWGAQRIKNLSLFRAVWEALKPKRIRRKADKAKQVTSLIEEFNYPKYGPGMMWERCTELVTANGAKVIFDSKVTKVEHENGRAVAVTALTEGLPARYPCTDVISSMPIGELLRAMDPPVPADVVAAADGLRYRDFITVALVLPEEDGFPDNWIYINDASVAVGRIQNFGSWSPYLVKDGRTCLGLEFFVNEGDHMWTKADADLIEQGKRELCAIGLLADPSRVEAGYVVRMPKAYPMYDAVYKENVATLAGWIEQHAPNIYPVGRNGMHRYNNQDHSMYTAMLSVENIFGAHHDIWSVNVEEEYHEERTAAPPHPNQ; the protein is encoded by the coding sequence ATGGATGAGGAAATCGTCATCATCGGCGCGGGGCCTGCCGGACTCACCGCGGCATACGTGCTCACGAAGCGCGGGGTACCCAGCACCATCCTCGAGGCCGACACCGTCGTCGGCGGCATCAGTCGCACACCCGAGCGCGACGGCTGGCGCTTCGACATCGGGGGTCATCGCTTCTTCACCAAGGTGCAGCCGGTCGAGGACCTCTGGTTCGAGATCCTGGGGCCCGAAGACTTCCTGCGTCGGCCCCGTCTGAGCCGCATCTATTACCGCGGGAAGTTCTACGACTACCCGATCTCGGCCATGAACGCGCTCCGCAACCTCGGACCGATCGAAGCGGTGCGCTGCGTGATGTCGTACCTGTGGGTCCGGGTCCATCCCCCGAAGGACAAGACCACGCTCGAAGGCTTCGTCGCCTCGCGATTCGGCTGGCGGCTGTACCGACACTTCTTCAAGACCCAAAGCGAGAAGGTGTGGGGCGTCCCGTGCACCGAGATCCAGGCCGACTGGGGCGCCCAGCGCATCAAGAACCTCTCCCTGTTCCGCGCGGTGTGGGAAGCCCTCAAGCCCAAGCGCATCCGCCGAAAGGCCGACAAGGCGAAGCAGGTCACCAGCCTGATCGAGGAGTTCAACTACCCGAAGTACGGCCCCGGGATGATGTGGGAGCGCTGCACTGAGCTCGTGACCGCGAACGGCGCCAAAGTGATCTTCGACTCCAAGGTCACGAAGGTCGAGCACGAGAACGGGCGGGCCGTCGCGGTGACCGCGCTCACCGAAGGTTTGCCGGCCCGCTATCCGTGCACCGATGTGATCTCGTCGATGCCGATCGGTGAGCTGCTCCGCGCGATGGACCCGCCGGTCCCGGCAGACGTCGTTGCCGCGGCCGACGGGCTCCGCTACCGCGACTTCATCACCGTGGCCCTCGTCCTCCCCGAGGAAGACGGGTTCCCCGACAACTGGATCTACATCAACGACGCGAGCGTCGCGGTGGGGCGGATCCAGAACTTCGGGAGCTGGTCGCCCTACTTGGTCAAGGACGGTCGTACCTGCCTCGGGCTCGAGTTCTTCGTGAACGAGGGCGACCACATGTGGACCAAGGCCGACGCCGACCTCATCGAGCAGGGCAAGCGCGAGCTGTGCGCGATCGGGCTGCTCGCTGATCCCTCACGAGTCGAAGCCGGCTACGTCGTACGGATGCCCAAGGCGTACCCCATGTACGACGCGGTCTACAAGGAGAACGTGGCAACGCTCGCCGGATGGATCGAGCAGCACGCACCGAACATCTATCCCGTAGGTCGCAACGGGATGCACCGTTACAACAACCAAGATCACTCGATGTACACCGCGATGCTCTCCGTTGAGAACATCTTCGGCGCGCACCACGACATCTGGTCGGTGAACGTCGAGGAGGAGTATCACGAGGAGCGCACCGCGGCGCCGCCCCACCCGAACCAGTGA
- a CDS encoding LLM class F420-dependent oxidoreductase, with protein sequence MKVDSGIPGVGIEEIVSVARELEEMGYDGAFTAETNHDPFLPLVIAAEHTERLELGTSIAVAFGRNPMTLANIGHDLQLLSKGRFRLGLGSQIKAHIEKRFSMPWSHPAARMREMILAMRAIWACWNNGEKLEFRGEFYNHTLMTPFFDPGPSPYGPPSIQLAAVGELMTEVAGEVADGIILHGFTTERYVREVTLPALERGFAKAGKSRADFDISGPLFVVTGTSDEEIERAREGTKQQIAFYGSTPAYRGVLELHGWGAAQDDLNKMSKQGKWVEMGELIDDEMLETFAVVAAPEDVPKALLARYGDLVNRLSFYAPYRSDPERWKQVVAGFKQ encoded by the coding sequence ATGAAGGTCGACAGTGGGATTCCTGGGGTGGGGATCGAGGAGATTGTTTCGGTTGCTCGGGAGCTCGAGGAGATGGGGTATGACGGGGCGTTCACTGCTGAGACGAACCACGACCCGTTTCTGCCGTTGGTGATTGCTGCTGAGCACACGGAGAGGCTCGAGCTCGGGACGAGCATTGCGGTGGCGTTCGGGCGCAACCCGATGACGCTTGCGAACATCGGGCACGATCTCCAGCTCCTGTCGAAGGGGCGCTTCCGTCTGGGGCTCGGAAGCCAGATCAAGGCGCACATCGAGAAGCGGTTCTCGATGCCGTGGTCGCACCCGGCGGCACGCATGCGCGAGATGATCCTGGCGATGCGCGCGATCTGGGCGTGCTGGAACAACGGCGAGAAGCTCGAGTTCCGCGGCGAGTTCTACAACCACACGCTCATGACGCCGTTCTTCGACCCGGGGCCGAGCCCCTACGGCCCTCCGTCCATCCAGCTGGCCGCGGTCGGCGAGCTCATGACCGAAGTCGCCGGCGAGGTAGCCGACGGCATCATCCTGCACGGGTTCACCACCGAGCGCTATGTGCGCGAGGTTACGCTGCCAGCGCTGGAACGGGGATTCGCGAAGGCTGGCAAGTCGCGTGCCGACTTCGACATCTCCGGACCGTTGTTTGTCGTCACCGGCACGAGCGACGAGGAGATCGAGCGAGCCCGCGAGGGGACGAAGCAACAGATCGCGTTCTACGGGTCCACCCCGGCGTATCGCGGTGTGCTCGAGCTCCATGGCTGGGGCGCGGCGCAGGACGATCTCAACAAGATGTCCAAGCAGGGCAAATGGGTGGAGATGGGCGAGCTGATCGACGACGAGATGCTCGAGACGTTCGCCGTCGTCGCGGCGCCGGAGGACGTGCCCAAAGCGCTGCTCGCCCGCTACGGCGACCTCGTCAACCGACTTTCGTTCTACGCGCCGTACCGCAGCGACCCGGAGCGTTGGAAGCAGGTGGTCGCCGGCTTCAAGCAGTAA